A single Curtobacterium sp. MCJR17_020 DNA region contains:
- a CDS encoding GntR family transcriptional regulator — MTDTTDATPVSQTAQLYDNLRAAILTLDIAPGERISERGLEARFHASRTPVRAALSRLEREGLILHEGRSWTVTPIDLDEIASLAELRGVLEPAAARLAVERASAEQLAEVRGHLDALRPTPDQQAGIRMGSTFHLDLAALGGNRFITDAIADALTRLERTRWIEVRTPEARDAAWDEHSAIIDAVRDGDADRAAELVAAHVAGTNDRLLGWIAQERRRLRGAGMTIVGATER; from the coding sequence GTGACCGACACGACCGATGCAACCCCGGTGTCGCAGACGGCCCAGCTCTACGACAACCTGCGTGCCGCGATCCTGACGCTCGACATCGCGCCGGGCGAGCGCATCTCGGAGCGCGGTCTCGAAGCGCGGTTCCACGCCTCGCGGACCCCCGTCCGTGCCGCACTGTCGCGGCTCGAGCGCGAGGGCCTCATCCTGCACGAGGGTCGCTCGTGGACGGTCACCCCGATCGACCTCGACGAGATCGCCTCGCTCGCCGAACTCCGGGGCGTGCTCGAACCCGCCGCCGCCCGACTGGCGGTCGAGCGGGCGAGCGCCGAACAGCTCGCCGAGGTCCGTGGGCACCTCGACGCCCTGCGCCCAACGCCCGACCAGCAGGCCGGCATCCGGATGGGCTCGACGTTCCACCTCGACCTGGCGGCGCTCGGCGGCAACCGGTTCATCACCGACGCGATCGCCGATGCCCTGACCCGTCTCGAGCGCACCCGGTGGATCGAGGTGCGCACGCCCGAGGCCCGCGACGCCGCATGGGACGAGCACAGCGCCATCATCGACGCCGTGCGCGACGGCGACGCCGACCGTGCGGCCGAGCTCGTCGCAGCGCACGTCGCCGGGACGAACGACCGCCTGCTCGGCTGGATCGCCCAGGAACGCCGCCGACTGCGCGGCGCGGGCATGACGATCGTCGGGGCCACCGAGCGCTGA
- a CDS encoding glycoside hydrolase family 2 TIM barrel-domain containing protein, with protein sequence MSALDDLHSTSPGSASRLPPRAALHTDAPSLSLNGDWRFRWSPVASVSDAFATDDVVDDDPAWGELPVPSHWVLHGHGSPSYTNLQYPFPIDPPHPPDENPTGDHRRSFELPASFAAAGRVLLRFDGVESHFRVWLNGTLVGWSTGSRLATEFDVTELLRPGSNDLAVRVHQWSAASYLEDQDQWWLPGIFRDVTLLARPTAPIDDVFVQASWAPTLGTAATAGTAASGRPATGSGTITFPTLDAVFPVRFAVPDLGVDVTWATADDVTPIAVEGVEPWSAELPKLYDATVSTSTDAGGTAGGETVSLRLGFRTVSIEGDRFLVNGERVVFHGVNRHETHPVRGRVFDEEHARADMALMKRNNVNAIRTSHYPPHPRVLDLADELGFWVILETDLETHGFIFTGWVGNPSDDPAWADAYLDRVARTVERDKNHPSIVMWSLGNESGTGRNLAAMSQWVHDRDAERPVHYEGDYTGEYTDVYSRMYPSLQETESIGGGTPTPLLGCGPAEAARQRSKPFIHCEYVHAMGNGPGQIAEYEALVDRYPRLHGGFVWEWRDHGLLAQTASGEDYYAYGGDFHEVVHDGNFVMDGLVLPDDSPTPGLAEFAAVVAPIRLAVSDTTILVENRYHSASTAGLRFCWTLSRNGVVEASGRFAAGVVAARESATVPVPSEVIDAATAELAPGDELWLDLTAELAGPTAWADTGHVVARTQRLVASRVADAPRASRHGWDGDRLGDGTFSDRGDLVSWKGHEVAGPRLELWRAPTDNDRLASQGGYETADPVLTHGVGDPDAPPSASRWRDRGLDRLTHRLVSVARTDSGLEQRVRVAAANSGWGLEVTHRWTLTSDGLVLQTDAVPFGAWDVTWPRIGVRFDLPAGLADETATWFGTGPLESYADSSHAARVGRFTAPVRSLGVEYSRPQETGHRPDLRSLSVGPFTVSTVGSHRAGFTLSPWTAQQIDRAEHPYELPTSDHLYLYLDAAQHGLGSRACGLDVLPEHQLWPQAFSWSVLLA encoded by the coding sequence ATCTCCGCACTCGACGACCTCCACTCGACCTCGCCGGGTTCGGCATCACGGCTCCCGCCACGGGCCGCGCTCCACACCGACGCACCCTCGCTGTCGCTGAACGGCGACTGGCGCTTCCGGTGGTCGCCGGTAGCGTCGGTGTCCGACGCGTTCGCCACTGACGACGTCGTGGACGACGACCCCGCCTGGGGCGAGCTGCCGGTGCCGTCGCACTGGGTGCTGCACGGCCACGGGTCGCCGAGCTACACGAACCTGCAGTACCCGTTCCCGATCGACCCGCCGCACCCGCCGGACGAGAACCCCACCGGTGACCACCGCCGCTCGTTCGAGCTGCCGGCGTCGTTCGCGGCGGCCGGCCGTGTGCTGCTGCGCTTCGACGGGGTCGAGTCGCACTTCCGGGTCTGGCTGAACGGCACGCTCGTGGGCTGGTCGACCGGGTCCCGCCTGGCGACCGAGTTCGACGTCACCGAGCTGCTGCGACCGGGGTCGAACGACCTGGCCGTCCGGGTGCACCAGTGGTCGGCGGCCTCGTACCTGGAGGACCAGGACCAGTGGTGGCTGCCGGGCATCTTCCGCGACGTCACGCTGCTCGCCCGTCCCACGGCACCGATCGACGACGTGTTCGTCCAGGCGTCGTGGGCTCCCACCCTGGGCACCGCTGCGACGGCCGGGACCGCGGCGTCCGGACGGCCGGCGACCGGCAGCGGGACGATCACGTTCCCGACGCTCGACGCCGTGTTCCCGGTGCGGTTCGCGGTGCCCGACCTGGGTGTCGACGTGACCTGGGCGACGGCGGACGACGTCACCCCGATCGCGGTCGAGGGCGTCGAGCCGTGGAGCGCGGAGCTGCCGAAGCTGTACGACGCGACGGTGTCGACCAGCACCGATGCCGGCGGTACCGCCGGTGGCGAGACCGTTTCGTTGCGGCTCGGCTTCCGCACCGTGTCGATCGAGGGCGACCGGTTCCTGGTGAACGGCGAGCGCGTGGTGTTCCACGGCGTGAACCGGCACGAGACCCACCCCGTACGCGGCCGCGTCTTCGACGAGGAGCACGCCCGCGCGGACATGGCGCTCATGAAGCGCAACAACGTCAACGCGATCCGCACCTCGCACTACCCGCCGCACCCCCGCGTGCTCGACCTGGCCGACGAGCTCGGCTTCTGGGTGATCCTCGAGACCGACCTCGAGACCCACGGGTTCATCTTCACCGGCTGGGTCGGCAACCCCTCCGACGACCCGGCCTGGGCGGACGCCTACCTCGACCGCGTCGCACGGACCGTCGAGCGGGACAAGAACCACCCGTCCATCGTGATGTGGTCGCTCGGCAACGAGTCCGGCACCGGCCGGAACCTGGCGGCGATGTCGCAGTGGGTGCACGACCGCGACGCCGAGCGGCCCGTGCACTACGAGGGCGACTACACGGGCGAGTACACCGACGTGTACTCGCGGATGTACCCGTCGCTGCAGGAGACCGAGTCCATCGGTGGCGGCACCCCGACGCCCCTGCTCGGCTGCGGCCCCGCCGAGGCGGCACGGCAGCGCTCGAAGCCGTTCATCCACTGCGAGTACGTGCACGCCATGGGCAACGGCCCCGGCCAGATCGCCGAGTACGAGGCCCTGGTGGACCGCTACCCGCGCCTGCACGGTGGGTTCGTGTGGGAGTGGCGTGACCACGGGCTCCTGGCGCAGACGGCGTCCGGCGAGGACTACTACGCCTACGGCGGCGACTTCCACGAGGTCGTGCACGACGGCAACTTCGTGATGGACGGCCTGGTCCTGCCCGACGACTCCCCGACGCCGGGGCTCGCCGAGTTCGCGGCCGTCGTCGCCCCGATCCGCCTGGCGGTGTCGGACACCACGATCCTGGTCGAGAACCGGTACCACTCGGCCTCGACCGCCGGGCTGCGGTTCTGCTGGACCCTGTCGCGGAACGGCGTCGTCGAGGCCTCCGGCCGGTTCGCCGCCGGTGTGGTGGCCGCCCGCGAGTCGGCGACCGTCCCGGTGCCGTCCGAGGTCATCGACGCGGCCACCGCCGAACTCGCACCCGGCGACGAACTCTGGCTCGACCTGACCGCCGAACTGGCGGGCCCGACCGCGTGGGCGGACACCGGCCACGTCGTCGCACGCACCCAGCGGCTCGTCGCGAGCCGTGTGGCGGACGCACCACGGGCCTCCCGGCACGGGTGGGACGGCGACCGTCTCGGCGACGGGACGTTCTCGGACCGCGGCGACCTGGTGTCCTGGAAGGGACACGAGGTCGCAGGGCCCCGTCTCGAGCTCTGGCGCGCCCCGACCGACAACGACCGACTGGCGTCGCAGGGCGGCTACGAGACGGCGGACCCGGTGCTGACACACGGTGTCGGTGACCCCGATGCTCCCCCGTCGGCCTCGCGCTGGCGAGACCGCGGACTGGACCGGCTGACCCACCGCCTGGTGTCGGTGGCACGGACCGACTCCGGCCTGGAACAGCGGGTGCGGGTGGCGGCGGCGAACAGCGGGTGGGGCCTCGAGGTCACGCACCGCTGGACCCTGACGTCCGACGGGCTGGTGCTGCAGACCGACGCGGTGCCGTTCGGGGCGTGGGACGTCACCTGGCCGCGGATCGGGGTGCGGTTCGACCTGCCGGCCGGGTTGGCCGACGAGACGGCCACGTGGTTCGGCACCGGACCGCTCGAGTCGTACGCCGACTCGTCGCACGCTGCCAGGGTCGGTCGGTTCACCGCCCCGGTGCGGTCGCTCGGGGTGGAGTACTCCAGGCCGCAGGAGACCGGGCACCGGCCCGACCTGCGCTCGTTGTCGGTCGGGCCGTTCACGGTGTCGACCGTGGGGTCGCACCGTGCGGGCTTCACCCTGTCGCCGTGGACCGCACAGCAGATCGACCGCGCCGAGCACCCGTACGAACTGCCGACCTCGGACCACCTGTACCTGTACCTCGACGCGGCACAGCACGGGCTCGGCAGCCGGGCGTGCGGCCTCGACGTGCTGCCGGAGCACCAGCTCTGGCCGCAGGCGTTCAGTTGGAGCGTGTTGCTGGCGTAG
- a CDS encoding DUF3151 domain-containing protein produces the protein MPENLLPNPSTNPETLLPAEPEVTAALAADTPVASVVVSHPSSSLAWALLADEAWERGASLESYAYARVGYHRGLDALRKAGWRGAGPVPWSHEPNRGVLRALFALRRAAEAIDEPGEPERLTDFLNASDPEALRALSAGA, from the coding sequence ATGCCGGAGAACCTCTTGCCGAACCCCTCGACGAACCCCGAGACCCTGCTCCCCGCCGAACCCGAGGTGACCGCGGCGCTCGCCGCCGACACCCCCGTCGCCAGCGTGGTGGTCTCGCACCCGTCGTCGAGCCTGGCGTGGGCCCTGCTCGCCGACGAGGCCTGGGAGCGCGGCGCGAGCCTGGAGTCCTACGCCTACGCCCGCGTCGGGTACCACCGCGGGCTCGACGCCCTGCGGAAGGCAGGGTGGCGCGGTGCCGGTCCGGTGCCGTGGTCGCACGAGCCGAACCGCGGGGTGCTCCGCGCCCTGTTCGCCCTGCGCCGTGCGGCCGAGGCGATCGACGAACCCGGCGAGCCCGAGCGCCTGACCGACTTCCTGAACGCGAGCGACCCCGAGGCCCTGCGCGCGCTGTCCGCCGGCGCGTAG
- a CDS encoding MFS transporter, which produces MRATTMTATAAPPTPTTIGRRAWAMLALGVAAQAAGTLVVTAPALLIPYLHANGTSLTVAGVLAAAPTFGMVLTLIAWGAITDRIGERIVIAGGLVLTTLAVVGAWLAAGDPVLLGLAFLLGGMTSASTNAASGRVVVGWFPKERRGLAMGIRQMSQPLGVTLAAVTVPQLAEGSGIRAALVLPIVLCAVLAVLCAVGIQNPPRPARHTAPAEATANPYRASGFLWRIHVVSILLVVPQFTLSTYGLVWLVGLGWSTAAAGLLVGASQFVGAIGRILVGVWSDRAGSRVGPLRIVVVSAAVVMGLLAIVDVTHLAAGAVFLVIATSVTVADNGLAYTAVAEAAGPFWSGRALGTQNTGQFIAASAVGPGVGALVTALGFAASFGIVAVLPLLALPLVPRADRSHD; this is translated from the coding sequence ATGCGAGCCACCACGATGACCGCGACCGCCGCACCACCGACGCCCACCACGATCGGCCGCAGAGCGTGGGCGATGCTCGCGCTCGGGGTCGCCGCGCAGGCCGCCGGGACCCTCGTGGTGACGGCTCCCGCTCTGCTCATCCCGTACCTGCACGCGAACGGCACGTCCCTGACCGTGGCGGGCGTGCTCGCCGCCGCGCCGACGTTCGGCATGGTCCTGACGCTCATCGCCTGGGGCGCGATCACCGACCGGATCGGCGAACGGATCGTGATCGCCGGCGGACTCGTGCTGACGACGCTCGCGGTGGTCGGGGCCTGGCTCGCCGCGGGAGACCCGGTCCTGCTCGGGCTGGCGTTCCTGCTGGGCGGCATGACGAGCGCGTCGACGAACGCCGCGAGCGGCCGGGTCGTCGTCGGGTGGTTCCCGAAGGAGCGGCGCGGGCTCGCGATGGGCATCCGGCAGATGTCGCAGCCGCTCGGGGTCACGCTCGCGGCGGTCACGGTGCCACAGCTCGCCGAGGGGTCCGGGATCCGCGCGGCCCTCGTCCTGCCGATCGTCCTCTGCGCCGTGCTCGCGGTGCTCTGCGCCGTCGGCATCCAGAACCCGCCCCGACCGGCACGGCACACGGCCCCGGCCGAGGCGACGGCGAACCCGTACCGGGCGAGCGGGTTCCTCTGGCGGATCCACGTGGTGTCGATCCTGCTCGTGGTGCCGCAGTTCACCCTGTCGACCTACGGGCTGGTGTGGCTCGTCGGACTGGGCTGGTCGACGGCCGCGGCCGGGCTGCTCGTCGGCGCGTCGCAGTTCGTCGGGGCGATCGGACGGATCCTCGTCGGGGTGTGGAGCGACCGCGCCGGCTCGCGGGTCGGACCGCTGCGGATCGTCGTGGTGAGCGCCGCCGTCGTGATGGGGCTGCTCGCGATCGTCGACGTCACCCACCTGGCGGCCGGGGCCGTGTTCCTGGTCATCGCGACGAGTGTCACCGTGGCGGACAACGGCCTGGCCTACACGGCGGTCGCCGAGGCCGCCGGGCCCTTCTGGTCCGGCCGGGCACTCGGCACGCAGAACACCGGGCAGTTCATCGCGGCGAGCGCCGTCGGTCCGGGTGTCGGCGCCCTGGTCACCGCACTCGGGTTCGCGGCGTCGTTCGGCATCGTGGCCGTCCTGCCCCTGCTGGCCCTGCCGCTGGTCCCGCGCGCGGACCGGTCGCACGACTGA
- a CDS encoding sugar ABC transporter permease has translation MSQQTSTRPAFRTSTKATSAQKRAPWILLAPFLALFLLTFIIPIISALFQSFTTVDREGLFGEDGVVGKFAGFDNYAIALQDSGFVASIGRMLLFGIVQVPVMIIACTILALLLESASARWPGFFRAIYFMPYGVPGVIATILWSFLYVPGLSPIVSLLQSMGLQPDFLGANSVLWSIANIVTWTYTGYNMLIIVAQLKSIPGEVYEAAKMDGAGPFQVAWRIQIPLIAPALVLTTVFSIIGTLQLFAEPQILSTVAPAIDTEYTPNYAAYTNAFAFNEYGVASAQAVIIALAAFILSFAFLALTNRAPKDERDRRKRAKRDGQEARTALQTRAAAGSTGTSQAAPGLQARSGLQNGTKGADA, from the coding sequence ATGAGCCAGCAGACCAGCACGCGACCCGCCTTCCGCACGAGCACGAAGGCCACGAGTGCGCAGAAGCGTGCTCCGTGGATCCTGCTCGCGCCGTTCCTGGCCCTGTTCCTGCTGACGTTCATCATCCCCATCATCAGTGCCCTGTTCCAGTCGTTCACGACCGTCGACCGCGAGGGTCTGTTCGGCGAGGACGGCGTCGTCGGCAAGTTCGCCGGCTTCGACAACTACGCGATCGCCCTGCAGGACTCCGGCTTCGTCGCCTCGATCGGCCGCATGTTGCTCTTCGGCATCGTGCAGGTCCCGGTGATGATCATCGCCTGCACGATCCTGGCGCTGCTGCTCGAGTCGGCGAGCGCCCGCTGGCCGGGCTTCTTCCGCGCGATCTACTTCATGCCGTACGGCGTCCCCGGCGTCATCGCGACGATCCTGTGGTCGTTCCTGTACGTGCCCGGCCTGTCGCCGATCGTGTCGCTGCTGCAGTCGATGGGGCTGCAGCCGGACTTCCTCGGCGCGAACAGCGTGCTGTGGTCGATCGCGAACATCGTCACGTGGACCTACACGGGCTACAACATGCTCATCATCGTGGCGCAGCTGAAGTCGATCCCCGGCGAGGTCTACGAGGCCGCGAAGATGGACGGCGCCGGCCCGTTCCAGGTCGCGTGGCGGATCCAGATCCCGCTCATCGCCCCGGCCCTGGTGCTCACGACGGTGTTCTCGATCATCGGCACGCTGCAGCTCTTCGCGGAGCCGCAGATCCTGTCCACGGTCGCCCCGGCGATCGACACCGAGTACACGCCGAACTACGCCGCCTACACGAACGCGTTCGCGTTCAACGAGTACGGCGTCGCGAGTGCGCAGGCGGTCATCATCGCGCTGGCCGCGTTCATCCTGTCGTTCGCGTTCCTCGCGTTGACGAACCGCGCGCCGAAGGACGAACGCGACCGGCGCAAGCGCGCCAAGCGTGACGGCCAGGAGGCCCGCACCGCGCTCCAGACGCGTGCTGCGGCGGGCAGCACGGGTACCTCCCAAGCCGCACCGGGCCTCCAGGCCAGGTCCGGTCTGCAGAACGGAACGAAGGGGGCGGACGCATGA
- a CDS encoding carbohydrate ABC transporter permease, with translation MTSEAIEAPATAKTAVPVDTTSISAHQRRKLDRSPRSQIVVTGILVIVALYFLVPLYWVVIAATKTTGALFSTNGFWFGGEFALWSNLQQVFTYDGGIFVRWIANSILYSGVGAVLATYFAAAGGYALAKYDFKGRQFVFGTILGGVLVPGTATALPLFLLFSTLGLTDTYWSVLIPSLVSPFGLFLCRVYAAASVDTTLLEQARIDGASELRIFHTVVLRQMTPALVTVFLFQVVGIWNNFFLPLIMLADQKLYPITLGLNNWRSQVDRLPEFYQLTTGGVLVSVIPLVIAIIVLQRFWRGGLTEGSVKG, from the coding sequence ATGACCAGCGAAGCCATCGAAGCGCCGGCCACGGCGAAGACCGCCGTCCCCGTGGACACCACGTCGATCTCGGCGCACCAGCGCCGCAAGCTCGACCGGTCCCCGCGCTCGCAGATCGTGGTGACGGGCATCCTCGTCATCGTCGCGCTGTACTTCCTCGTCCCGCTGTACTGGGTCGTCATCGCCGCGACGAAGACCACCGGCGCGCTGTTCTCGACGAACGGGTTCTGGTTCGGCGGCGAGTTCGCGCTGTGGAGCAACCTGCAGCAGGTGTTCACCTACGACGGCGGCATCTTCGTCCGCTGGATCGCGAACAGCATCCTGTACTCCGGCGTCGGTGCGGTCCTGGCGACCTACTTCGCCGCGGCCGGCGGGTATGCCCTGGCGAAGTACGACTTCAAGGGTCGGCAGTTCGTGTTCGGCACGATCCTCGGCGGCGTGCTCGTGCCGGGGACCGCGACGGCGCTGCCGCTGTTCCTGCTGTTCTCGACGCTGGGCCTGACCGACACCTACTGGAGCGTGCTCATCCCGAGCCTCGTCTCCCCGTTCGGCTTGTTCCTGTGCCGCGTGTACGCCGCTGCGTCGGTGGACACCACGCTCCTCGAGCAGGCACGCATCGACGGCGCCAGCGAGCTCCGGATCTTCCACACCGTCGTGCTCCGCCAGATGACCCCGGCTCTGGTGACCGTGTTCCTCTTCCAGGTCGTCGGCATCTGGAACAACTTCTTCCTGCCGCTCATCATGCTGGCAGACCAGAAGCTGTACCCGATCACACTGGGGTTGAACAACTGGCGCTCGCAGGTCGACCGCCTGCCGGAGTTCTACCAGCTCACCACCGGCGGGGTGCTCGTCTCGGTCATCCCGCTCGTCATCGCCATCATCGTCCTGCAGCGCTTCTGGCGCGGGGGCCTCACGGAAGGATCGGTCAAGGGTTGA
- a CDS encoding sugar ABC transporter substrate-binding protein: MTPRPRPISRRQLLGFGIGTAAAGLLAGCAVPGSTNVNKAALVPAAASGETVQLTYWAWLKDLQKVCDVWNKTHPNIQVSANWIPGGNSGGYQKMYSALAAGGGPDIGQVELRQIPEFMLANGLVDLARYGAKDFESKYDEAAWAQVSFVDGVYGIPQDTGPMGFYYQTALLEQAGGEPPTTWDEWRDLAEKVRKTGKQNYLEVFPVSDASPFAAYAQQAGARWFKVDGDEWVVDMTDDKTLMVADFFDGVIDDELVDTSAGAYSPGWYASAASGKIAAVTSASWGDALIESVQGGEGKWKVAPMQKWGADGFGSSAIGGSTAAVLANAKHPREALEFITWMTTSKEGIDAMIKYCGIGWSPAVDYIGKQREQPSKWFSGQNYNEDVFVPASKEQNIDWSWSPVTQSAFTSLQNQFRRKLTSGLKLSDAVELAQREIVQSFKDKGLSVRTAR, from the coding sequence ATGACGCCACGACCACGACCCATCTCCAGACGACAACTCCTGGGCTTCGGCATCGGCACGGCGGCGGCAGGGCTGCTCGCCGGCTGCGCGGTCCCCGGTTCCACCAACGTGAACAAGGCCGCCCTCGTGCCGGCCGCCGCGTCGGGCGAGACCGTCCAGCTCACCTACTGGGCCTGGTTGAAGGACCTGCAGAAGGTCTGCGACGTTTGGAACAAGACGCACCCGAACATCCAGGTGTCGGCGAACTGGATCCCCGGCGGCAACAGCGGCGGGTACCAGAAGATGTACTCCGCGCTGGCGGCCGGCGGCGGTCCGGACATCGGTCAGGTCGAGCTCCGGCAGATCCCCGAGTTCATGCTCGCCAACGGTCTCGTCGACCTCGCCCGCTACGGCGCGAAGGACTTCGAGTCGAAGTACGACGAAGCCGCGTGGGCGCAGGTGTCCTTCGTGGACGGCGTCTACGGCATCCCGCAGGACACCGGCCCCATGGGCTTCTACTACCAGACCGCCCTGCTCGAGCAGGCCGGCGGCGAACCCCCGACGACGTGGGACGAGTGGCGCGACCTGGCCGAGAAGGTCCGGAAGACCGGCAAGCAGAACTACCTCGAGGTGTTCCCGGTGTCCGACGCGTCGCCGTTCGCCGCGTACGCGCAGCAGGCCGGCGCCCGCTGGTTCAAGGTCGACGGTGACGAGTGGGTCGTCGACATGACCGACGACAAGACCCTGATGGTGGCGGACTTCTTCGACGGGGTCATCGACGACGAGCTCGTCGACACCAGCGCCGGTGCGTACTCCCCCGGCTGGTACGCCTCGGCCGCGAGCGGCAAGATCGCCGCGGTCACGAGCGCGAGCTGGGGCGACGCCCTGATCGAGTCCGTGCAGGGCGGCGAGGGCAAGTGGAAGGTCGCCCCGATGCAGAAGTGGGGCGCCGACGGCTTCGGCTCGAGCGCCATCGGCGGTTCGACGGCAGCGGTCCTGGCCAACGCGAAGCACCCGAGGGAAGCGCTCGAGTTCATCACCTGGATGACCACCTCGAAGGAGGGCATCGACGCGATGATCAAGTACTGCGGCATCGGCTGGTCGCCCGCGGTCGACTACATCGGCAAGCAGCGCGAGCAGCCGTCGAAGTGGTTCTCCGGCCAGAACTACAACGAGGACGTCTTCGTGCCGGCCTCGAAGGAGCAGAACATCGACTGGTCGTGGTCCCCCGTGACCCAGTCGGCGTTCACGAGCCTGCAGAACCAGTTCCGCCGCAAGCTCACCTCCGGCCTCAAGCTCTCCGACGCGGTGGAACTCGCGCAGCGGGAGATCGTCCAGTCCTTCAAGGACAAGGGCCTCAGCGTCAGGACGGCACGATGA
- a CDS encoding ATP-binding cassette domain-containing protein: MPSSPSVVLHDVTFAWPDGTVALDHLTAAFGRGRTGLVGRNGAGKSTLVRLATGRLHPTSGTISTSGPVDHLPQRLATGTDDAVADLLGIRSTLTALRAVLSGDASPEHFEAVGDDWDLEERAAAEIASVGLDGADLERPVSTLSGGQSVLVAVAGVRLRGRPIAFLDEPTNNLDRRARGLLLDLVDDWRGTLVVVSHDRELLEHVDETCELRASAMTVFGGTFSAFEEHLAVQQAAVEREVRVAEQRHRTEKRQRIEAETKIARRAKAGEKAGRSMPKILANEQRKKAQETAGRLRVGYADDEAAALATKREAELRLRDDESIHVTLPDPDVPASRQIATVTVRGRNVIVQGPERIAVTGDNGVGKSTLLEQLVGAPDAREHPLPDTGAVAHVERIAYLPQRKDTLDDTATVLDNVRRDAPHVPVAEVRNRLAKFLVRGDTVDRLAGALSGGERFRVALASLVLADPPPQLLVLDEPTNDLDLTSVDQLVDALRAYRGALVVVSHDETFLDRLELDARIELR; this comes from the coding sequence ATGCCCAGCAGTCCATCCGTCGTCCTGCACGACGTCACCTTCGCCTGGCCCGACGGCACCGTCGCGCTCGACCACCTCACCGCCGCCTTCGGGCGTGGCCGGACCGGCCTGGTCGGGAGGAACGGGGCCGGCAAGTCAACGCTGGTCCGGCTCGCCACCGGCCGGCTCCACCCCACGTCGGGCACCATCTCCACGTCCGGCCCCGTCGACCACCTGCCGCAACGCCTGGCAACCGGGACCGACGACGCCGTCGCCGACCTGCTCGGCATCCGGTCGACGCTCACCGCGCTCCGGGCCGTGCTGTCCGGTGACGCGTCGCCCGAGCACTTCGAGGCGGTCGGCGACGACTGGGACCTCGAGGAACGGGCCGCCGCGGAGATCGCGAGTGTCGGACTCGACGGCGCCGATCTGGAACGCCCGGTGTCGACGCTGTCGGGCGGCCAGTCCGTGCTCGTCGCCGTCGCCGGGGTGCGGTTGCGCGGCCGTCCGATCGCGTTCCTGGACGAACCGACGAACAACCTCGACCGTCGGGCACGGGGGCTCCTGCTCGACCTGGTCGACGACTGGCGCGGCACCCTCGTGGTGGTCAGTCACGACCGGGAACTCCTCGAGCACGTCGACGAGACGTGCGAGCTCCGCGCCAGCGCGATGACCGTGTTCGGCGGGACGTTCAGCGCGTTCGAGGAGCACCTGGCCGTGCAGCAAGCGGCCGTCGAACGCGAGGTCCGGGTCGCCGAACAGCGACACCGCACCGAGAAGCGGCAGCGCATCGAGGCCGAGACGAAGATCGCCCGGCGCGCCAAGGCCGGCGAGAAGGCGGGCCGCTCGATGCCGAAGATCCTGGCGAACGAGCAGCGGAAGAAGGCACAGGAGACCGCCGGTCGGCTGCGCGTCGGGTACGCGGACGACGAGGCCGCCGCACTCGCCACCAAGCGCGAGGCCGAACTCCGGCTGCGCGACGACGAGTCCATCCACGTGACCCTGCCCGACCCGGACGTGCCGGCGTCACGACAGATCGCGACCGTCACGGTGCGCGGGCGGAACGTGATCGTGCAGGGGCCGGAGCGGATCGCGGTCACCGGGGACAACGGCGTCGGCAAGTCGACCCTGCTCGAACAGCTCGTCGGGGCGCCGGATGCCCGGGAGCACCCGCTGCCCGACACCGGCGCCGTCGCCCACGTCGAGCGGATCGCGTACCTGCCGCAGCGGAAGGACACCCTCGACGACACCGCCACGGTGCTCGACAACGTGCGCCGGGACGCTCCGCACGTCCCCGTCGCCGAGGTCCGGAACCGCCTCGCGAAGTTCCTCGTGCGCGGCGACACCGTCGACCGGCTCGCCGGGGCGCTGTCCGGCGGGGAGCGCTTCCGGGTGGCGTTGGCGAGCCTGGTGCTGGCCGACCCGCCGCCGCAGCTGCTGGTGCTCGACGAGCCGACGAACGACCTCGACCTGACGAGTGTCGACCAGCTCGTCGACGCACTGCGGGCCTACCGCGGCGCCCTCGTCGTGGTCAGCCACGACGAGACGTTCCTCGACAGGCTCGAACTCGACGCGCGCATCGAGCTGCGGTGA